One genomic window of Streptomyces sp. NBC_01276 includes the following:
- a CDS encoding trypsin-like peptidase domain-containing protein, with amino-acid sequence MPDGRTAGPARAFELLEPLVRAATVRVHAPPGGYENPGNDWTGPTWGSGFFIAPGWVLTCAHVVGEGGAAVRLAGREVGISFSSGPGPGTGSGAPGPRADAGIGTVTGRVECVLPERLEERRPGRRALWDLPDLALVRVLSPISHACVWLTDRAGPRLEEAAYFGCTEELGIREITGRTTRLRGTAAGGAAIRLGDEDEIEAGMSGGPVVDLARGEVIGVVKARRHGGGGGLAVSVDRLRTLPMAATGQTGLYRRVMQAHDLYHYDRHVSDLDSRRTWTDVHDELAAADADPYGGRGRLTPGERTTLCGLLAELPPPGSSEAVRELAERARGEEPDTALPAPLTWRDGLGLLHDPPGAGGEAAAMLRYATDVSAADHREPPAPGADEELWDWVRATAERLWRPLRRELAERHERGLAERERRRRAAVGRAAHGPVRRDRGLPAGPSVLLEVWAHGWEDVYDWRVSVLAGPARPGRVTPVDAGVRETLAGLPEALRAPLAEGFRRCDTHESAALLEVAAAPDLFGLAADTWTVSGGVPVGVQRPVVFRLPPGQAGEAAGPRWARVQTGPLLDQRADCVRGRPRSPSPEWPAGLADNTVPVLCRAPGAEPALGALHVLRDAGYGVVVLRRPPADPGASCAPYHRGVREELAEAGRGAVLPLRVQALRGRAYGADPDAYWAAGLALVWEDPARALPEDEPLQGDL; translated from the coding sequence ATGCCTGATGGGCGCACGGCCGGCCCCGCACGCGCCTTCGAGCTCCTGGAGCCCTTGGTCCGGGCCGCCACGGTACGCGTCCACGCGCCCCCGGGCGGGTATGAGAACCCCGGCAACGACTGGACCGGACCCACGTGGGGGAGCGGCTTCTTCATCGCCCCCGGCTGGGTCCTGACGTGTGCGCACGTGGTCGGCGAAGGGGGTGCTGCGGTGCGTCTGGCGGGGCGTGAGGTCGGCATCAGCTTCTCCTCCGGACCGGGTCCGGGAACGGGGTCCGGCGCCCCGGGTCCGCGGGCCGACGCGGGCATCGGGACGGTCACCGGGCGCGTGGAGTGCGTCCTGCCCGAACGGCTGGAGGAACGGCGGCCCGGCCGGCGCGCCCTGTGGGACCTGCCCGACCTGGCGCTCGTCCGGGTGCTCTCGCCGATCTCCCACGCCTGCGTGTGGCTGACCGACCGGGCCGGACCCCGGCTGGAGGAGGCCGCGTACTTCGGCTGCACCGAGGAACTCGGCATCCGCGAGATCACCGGCCGCACCACCCGGCTGCGGGGCACCGCCGCGGGCGGCGCCGCGATCCGCCTCGGCGACGAGGACGAGATCGAGGCCGGCATGTCCGGCGGGCCCGTGGTCGACCTGGCGCGCGGAGAGGTCATCGGCGTGGTCAAGGCCCGGCGGCACGGCGGCGGGGGCGGGCTCGCCGTGTCCGTCGACCGGCTGCGCACCCTGCCGATGGCCGCGACCGGACAGACCGGCCTGTACCGCAGGGTCATGCAGGCCCACGACCTCTACCACTACGACCGCCACGTCAGCGACCTCGACAGCCGCCGGACCTGGACCGACGTGCACGACGAGCTCGCCGCCGCGGACGCGGACCCGTACGGCGGGCGCGGCCGGCTCACCCCCGGCGAACGCACCACCCTGTGCGGGCTGCTCGCCGAACTGCCGCCGCCCGGCTCCTCGGAGGCCGTACGCGAGCTGGCCGAACGGGCCCGCGGCGAGGAGCCCGACACCGCCCTGCCGGCCCCGCTCACATGGCGCGACGGGCTCGGGCTGCTCCACGACCCGCCGGGCGCGGGCGGGGAGGCCGCCGCGATGCTCCGGTACGCCACCGACGTGAGCGCGGCCGACCACCGCGAACCCCCGGCGCCGGGGGCCGACGAGGAACTGTGGGACTGGGTCCGCGCCACCGCGGAACGGCTGTGGCGCCCGCTGCGGCGCGAACTCGCCGAGCGGCACGAGCGCGGCCTCGCCGAGCGGGAGCGGCGCCGGCGCGCCGCCGTGGGCCGGGCGGCGCACGGACCGGTCCGGCGGGACCGGGGACTGCCCGCCGGACCCTCGGTGCTGCTGGAGGTGTGGGCGCACGGCTGGGAGGACGTCTACGACTGGCGGGTCTCGGTGCTCGCCGGACCGGCCCGCCCCGGCCGGGTCACCCCGGTCGACGCGGGCGTGCGGGAGACCCTCGCCGGGCTGCCGGAGGCACTGCGGGCCCCGCTCGCCGAGGGCTTCCGCCGGTGCGACACGCACGAGTCGGCCGCGCTCCTCGAAGTGGCGGCGGCGCCCGACCTGTTCGGGCTCGCCGCGGACACCTGGACGGTGTCCGGCGGGGTGCCGGTCGGCGTGCAGCGGCCGGTGGTGTTCCGCCTCCCCCCGGGACAGGCCGGGGAGGCGGCCGGCCCGCGCTGGGCCCGCGTGCAGACCGGCCCGCTCCTGGACCAGCGGGCCGACTGCGTACGGGGGCGACCCCGCAGCCCCTCGCCGGAATGGCCGGCGGGGCTGGCCGACAACACCGTGCCGGTGCTCTGCCGGGCACCGGGCGCCGAACCGGCCCTGGGCGCGCTGCACGTGCTGCGGGACGCGGGCTACGGGGTGGTGGTGCTCCGGCGGCCCCCGGCCGACCCCGGGGCGTCCTGCGCGCCCTACCACCGGGGCGTCCGGGAGGAACTGGCCGAGGCGGGCCGGGGCGCGGTGCTGCCGCTGCGCGTCCAGGCGCTGCGCGGGCGGGCGTACGGGGCGGATCCCGACGCCTACTGGGCGGCCGGGCTGGCCCTCGTATGGGAGGACCCGGCGCGGGCCCTGCCCGAGGACGAGCCGTTGCAGGGGGATCTGTGA
- a CDS encoding zinc-binding dehydrogenase: MFAAYAARIDRDQPLNGLVLGDRPAPEARPGWVTVNVRAASLNHHDLWSLRGVGLDQDKLPMILGCDAAGTDQDGNEVVLHSVIGQSGHGVGPDEPRSILTERYQGTFAEQVTVPAWNVLRKPAELSFAEAACMPTAWLTAYRMLFTNAGVRPGDSVLVQGAGGGVATAAIVLGRAAGLRVFATSRDEAKRKRAVELGALEAFEPGARLPQRVDAVIETVGAATWSHSVKSLRPGGTLVISGATSGDRPAHAELTRIFFLELKVVGSTMGSKDELEDLLSFCAATGVRPVIDEVLPLDRAREGFEKLEAGDLFGKIVLTT, encoded by the coding sequence ATGTTCGCTGCCTATGCCGCCCGAATCGACCGAGACCAGCCGCTGAACGGCCTTGTGCTGGGTGACCGCCCGGCACCCGAGGCCCGTCCCGGCTGGGTGACCGTGAACGTCCGCGCCGCCTCCCTCAACCACCACGACCTGTGGTCGCTGCGCGGAGTCGGCCTGGACCAGGACAAACTGCCGATGATCCTCGGCTGCGACGCCGCCGGAACCGACCAGGACGGCAACGAGGTCGTCCTGCACTCCGTGATCGGCCAGAGCGGCCACGGCGTCGGCCCCGACGAGCCGCGCTCGATCCTGACCGAGCGGTACCAGGGGACCTTCGCCGAGCAGGTCACCGTGCCCGCCTGGAACGTGCTGCGCAAGCCCGCCGAGCTCTCCTTCGCGGAGGCCGCCTGCATGCCGACGGCCTGGCTGACGGCCTACCGGATGCTCTTCACCAACGCCGGGGTGCGCCCCGGCGACTCCGTCCTCGTCCAGGGCGCGGGCGGAGGGGTCGCCACCGCCGCGATCGTCCTGGGCCGCGCGGCCGGCCTGCGGGTCTTCGCCACCAGTCGCGACGAGGCCAAGCGCAAGCGGGCGGTGGAGCTGGGCGCCCTGGAGGCGTTCGAGCCCGGCGCCCGGCTGCCGCAGCGGGTGGACGCGGTCATCGAGACGGTGGGGGCCGCCACCTGGTCGCACTCGGTCAAGTCCCTGCGGCCGGGCGGGACCCTGGTCATCTCGGGCGCCACCAGCGGCGACCGGCCGGCGCACGCCGAGCTGACCCGGATCTTCTTCCTGGAGCTCAAGGTGGTCGGCTCCACCATGGGCTCGAAGGACGAGCTGGAGGACCTGCTGTCCTTCTGCGCCGCCACCGGCGTGCGGCCCGTCATCGACGAGGTGCTGCCGCTGGACCGGGCGCGCGAGGGCTTCGAGAAGCTGGAGGCGGGCGACCTCTTCGGCAAGATCGTCCTCACCACCTGA
- a CDS encoding NADP-dependent malic enzyme, which produces MAAEIVNPRSDSATDNNPDAVFALHRGGKMAIQATVPVNDKDDLSLAYTPGVAKVCTAIAEQPELVNEYTWKSNVVAVVTDGTAVLGLGDIGPEASLPVMEGKAILFKQFGGVDAVPIALATKDTDEIIETVIRLAPSFGGVNLEDISAPRCFEIERRLQEALDIPIFHDDQHGTAIVTLAALRNAAKLTGRTLGDLRAVIAGAGAAGIAIAKILVDAGIGDVCVADRKGVVSADRSDLTDVKAEIAGLTNKTGLNGTLEEALAGADVFIGVSGGTVGEEAVATMAKNSFVFAMANPNPEVHPDVAHKYAAVVATGRSDFPNQINNVLAFPGIFAGALKVRATRITEGMKIAAADAIAGVVGDELAADYVIPSPFDERVAEAVTAAVAAAAKADGVARLA; this is translated from the coding sequence GTGGCAGCGGAGATCGTCAACCCTCGCAGTGACAGTGCGACGGACAACAACCCCGATGCGGTGTTCGCGCTGCACCGGGGCGGCAAGATGGCCATCCAGGCCACGGTGCCGGTGAACGACAAGGACGACCTGTCCCTGGCGTACACCCCCGGCGTGGCGAAGGTGTGCACCGCCATCGCCGAACAGCCCGAGCTCGTGAACGAGTACACCTGGAAGTCGAACGTGGTCGCCGTCGTCACCGACGGTACGGCCGTGCTCGGACTCGGTGACATCGGTCCCGAGGCCTCCCTCCCCGTGATGGAGGGCAAGGCGATTCTGTTCAAGCAGTTCGGTGGAGTGGACGCGGTTCCGATCGCGCTCGCCACCAAGGACACGGACGAGATCATCGAGACGGTCATCCGCCTCGCGCCGTCCTTCGGCGGGGTCAACCTGGAGGACATCTCCGCGCCCCGCTGCTTCGAGATCGAGCGCCGCCTCCAGGAGGCGCTGGACATCCCGATCTTCCACGACGACCAGCACGGCACGGCGATCGTGACGCTGGCCGCCCTGCGCAACGCGGCGAAGCTCACCGGTCGCACCCTCGGCGACCTGCGCGCCGTGATCGCGGGCGCCGGCGCGGCGGGCATCGCCATCGCCAAGATCCTCGTGGACGCGGGCATCGGCGACGTCTGCGTCGCCGACCGCAAGGGCGTCGTCTCGGCGGACCGCTCCGACCTGACGGACGTCAAGGCGGAGATCGCGGGCCTGACCAACAAGACGGGTCTGAACGGCACGCTGGAGGAGGCCCTCGCGGGCGCGGACGTCTTCATCGGCGTCTCCGGCGGCACGGTCGGCGAGGAGGCCGTGGCCACGATGGCGAAGAACTCCTTCGTCTTCGCCATGGCCAACCCGAACCCGGAGGTCCACCCCGACGTCGCGCACAAGTACGCGGCGGTCGTGGCCACGGGCCGTTCGGACTTCCCGAACCAGATCAACAACGTGCTGGCCTTCCCCGGCATCTTCGCGGGCGCCCTGAAGGTGCGCGCGACCCGGATCACCGAGGGCATGAAGATCGCCGCCGCGGACGCCATCGCCGGTGTCGTGGGTGACGAGCTCGCCGCCGACTACGTGATCCCCTCGCCGTTCGACGAGCGCGTCGCCGAGGCCGTCACGGCCGCGGTCGCCGCGGCGGCGAAGGCCGACGGAGTGGCCCGCCTGGCCTGA
- a CDS encoding amino acid ABC transporter permease has translation MTDKIDKGPAETPPAGPGASGTTPYEAIKAIPVRHYGRWISAVVVAVLLGWLVYAFSQGKIIWATVGDKLFDPAVIAGMGNTIIISISSMALGLVLGILFAVMRLSKNPVTSFVSWLYIWFFRGTPVYVQLLVWFSLPLIFQYINLGPIYKNETVDVMTPFMVALLGLGLNEGAYMAEIVRAGIQSVDEGQSEASHALGMTQTQTMRRIVLPQAMRVIIPPTGNEFINMLKTSSLVSAVQYTELLRASSNIGSTAGAVMEMFFVASIWYLALTSVFSVGQYYLERRYARGSLRSLPPTPFERLKANLNMFRRTEVAK, from the coding sequence GTGACTGACAAGATCGACAAGGGTCCGGCCGAAACACCGCCGGCCGGGCCCGGCGCCTCGGGCACCACCCCCTACGAGGCCATCAAGGCAATCCCCGTACGGCACTACGGCCGCTGGATCAGCGCTGTGGTCGTCGCCGTACTCCTCGGGTGGCTCGTCTACGCCTTCTCCCAGGGCAAGATCATCTGGGCGACGGTCGGCGACAAGCTGTTCGACCCCGCCGTGATCGCGGGCATGGGCAACACCATCATCATCAGCATCTCGTCCATGGCGCTGGGCCTCGTGCTCGGCATCCTGTTCGCGGTGATGCGCCTGTCGAAGAACCCGGTCACGAGCTTCGTGTCCTGGCTCTACATCTGGTTCTTCCGCGGCACCCCGGTCTACGTGCAGCTCCTGGTGTGGTTCAGCCTCCCGCTGATCTTCCAGTACATCAACCTGGGGCCGATCTACAAGAACGAGACCGTCGACGTCATGACGCCGTTCATGGTCGCCCTGCTGGGCCTCGGCCTGAACGAGGGCGCCTACATGGCGGAGATCGTCCGTGCGGGCATCCAGTCCGTCGACGAGGGCCAGAGCGAGGCCTCGCACGCACTCGGCATGACCCAGACGCAGACCATGCGCCGGATCGTGCTCCCGCAGGCGATGCGCGTGATCATCCCGCCGACCGGCAACGAGTTCATCAACATGCTGAAGACCTCCTCCCTGGTCTCGGCGGTGCAGTACACCGAACTCCTGCGGGCCAGCTCCAACATCGGCAGCACCGCCGGCGCGGTCATGGAGATGTTCTTCGTCGCGTCCATCTGGTACCTGGCGCTGACCAGCGTGTTCAGCGTCGGCCAGTATTACCTGGAGCGCCGTTACGCCCGCGGCTCGCTGCGCAGCCTGCCCCCCACCCCGTTCGAGCGGCTCAAGGCCAATCTGAACATGTTCCGCCGTACGGAGGTGGCGAAGTGA
- a CDS encoding CGNR zinc finger domain-containing protein has translation MELAHYSDYAVRLVNTEEPARNKDALTSVDDVRALFGASVQMARRVTDTDVTRFRNVRGRLRAVFEAADGGDHVLAVDLLNSLLMEFPVSPQVSGHELVGPDGRPDWHIHLAEHPSNASAGYAAMAAMGLAFALTEHGPGRLGLCQAPPCRNAYLDTSTNRSRRYCSDRCATRANVAAYRARKRLEAEESARIGRTAEAAQDSHALSER, from the coding sequence GTGGAACTGGCCCATTACTCGGACTATGCCGTGCGCCTGGTCAACACCGAGGAGCCGGCCCGCAACAAGGACGCGCTCACCTCGGTGGACGACGTCCGCGCCCTCTTCGGGGCCAGCGTGCAGATGGCCCGCCGGGTCACCGACACCGACGTCACGCGCTTCCGCAACGTGCGCGGCCGGCTGCGCGCCGTCTTCGAGGCAGCCGACGGCGGCGACCACGTCCTCGCCGTCGACCTGCTGAACTCCCTGCTCATGGAGTTCCCCGTCAGCCCCCAGGTCTCCGGCCACGAGCTGGTCGGCCCGGACGGCCGCCCCGACTGGCACATCCACCTCGCCGAGCACCCCTCCAACGCCTCCGCCGGCTACGCCGCCATGGCGGCGATGGGCCTGGCCTTCGCCCTCACCGAGCACGGCCCCGGCCGCCTGGGCCTGTGCCAGGCGCCGCCCTGCCGCAACGCCTACCTCGACACCTCCACCAACCGCTCCCGGCGCTACTGCTCCGACCGCTGCGCCACCCGCGCCAACGTCGCCGCCTACCGCGCCCGCAAGCGGCTGGAGGCCGAGGAGTCCGCACGCATCGGCCGCACCGCCGAGGCCGCCCAGGACAGCCACGCCCTCAGCGAGCGCTGA
- a CDS encoding DUF6104 family protein, whose product MYFTDRGIEELEKRRGEEEVTFEWLAEQLRTFVDLNPDFEVPVERLATWLARLDDEDEDEE is encoded by the coding sequence TTGTACTTCACCGATCGCGGCATCGAGGAGCTGGAGAAGCGGCGCGGCGAGGAGGAGGTCACCTTCGAGTGGCTGGCCGAGCAGCTGCGCACCTTCGTCGACCTGAACCCGGACTTCGAGGTCCCGGTGGAACGCCTGGCGACCTGGCTGGCCCGCCTGGACGACGAGGACGAGGACGAGGAGTAG
- a CDS encoding ABC transporter substrate-binding protein, which produces MTASTTRRTTAARSRIAAVGAIAVAGALILTGCGDQTDKGSSTASGKADNSAPLFSKLPKKIQDAGVIKVGSDTAYAPMEFVDGGKIVGVDPDIADALGKQLGVKFQFTSGTFDGLITSLETGRQDVAISSITDNKKRQEGLDDKGQKIGKGVDFVDYFSSGVSLILKKGNPDNIKSLDDLCGKTVAVQRGTIYEDTFKAQAEKCGDKKLTIEAFDTDAEAQTRVKAGGAVADLNDYPVAAYIAKTSGGGNDFEVGGQQSDVGLFGIAVSKDNTQLRDALKEALDATIKDGSYAKALEKWNVQGSAVQSATINAGK; this is translated from the coding sequence ATGACCGCAAGCACCACCCGTCGTACGACCGCCGCCCGGTCCCGGATCGCCGCGGTCGGCGCGATCGCGGTCGCCGGCGCCCTGATTCTCACCGGCTGTGGCGACCAGACGGACAAGGGCTCCTCGACCGCCTCGGGCAAGGCCGACAACAGCGCCCCGCTGTTCTCGAAGCTCCCGAAGAAGATCCAGGACGCCGGTGTCATCAAGGTCGGCTCCGACACGGCCTACGCGCCGATGGAGTTCGTCGACGGCGGCAAGATCGTCGGTGTCGACCCCGACATCGCCGACGCGCTCGGCAAGCAGCTCGGTGTGAAGTTCCAGTTCACCTCCGGCACCTTCGACGGTCTGATCACCTCCCTGGAGACCGGCCGCCAGGACGTGGCGATCTCCTCGATCACCGACAACAAGAAGCGCCAGGAAGGCCTGGACGACAAGGGTCAGAAGATCGGTAAGGGTGTCGACTTCGTCGACTACTTCTCCTCCGGCGTCTCGCTGATCCTCAAGAAGGGCAACCCGGACAACATCAAGTCCCTCGACGACCTGTGCGGCAAGACGGTCGCCGTCCAGCGCGGCACGATCTACGAGGACACCTTCAAGGCGCAGGCCGAGAAGTGCGGTGACAAGAAGCTCACCATCGAGGCCTTCGACACCGACGCCGAGGCGCAGACCCGCGTGAAGGCCGGCGGCGCCGTGGCCGACCTGAACGACTACCCGGTCGCCGCGTACATCGCGAAGACCTCGGGCGGCGGCAACGACTTCGAGGTCGGCGGCCAGCAGTCCGACGTCGGCCTCTTCGGCATCGCGGTCTCCAAGGACAACACCCAGCTGCGCGACGCGCTCAAGGAAGCCCTCGACGCCACCATCAAGGACGGCTCCTACGCCAAGGCCCTGGAGAAGTGGAACGTCCAGGGCAGTGCCGTGCAGTCCGCCACGATCAACGCGGGCAAGTAA
- a CDS encoding amino acid ABC transporter ATP-binding protein: MVKAEGVHKSYGAAHILRGIDLEVAPREVFCLVGPSGSGKSTFLRCINHLERINAGRLSVDGQLVGYKQKGDKLYELKDSEVAAQRRDIGMVFQRFNLFPHMTAIENVMEAPVMVKGESKAVARERAIKLLDRVGLGDKGGNYPTQLSGGQQQRVAIARALAMEPKLMLFDEPTSALDPELVGDVLDVMRDLAESGMTMIVVTHEMGFAREVGDNLVFMDGGVVVESGHPREVLGNPQHDRTKAFLSKVL; encoded by the coding sequence ATGGTCAAGGCCGAAGGCGTCCACAAGTCGTACGGCGCCGCACACATCCTGCGGGGCATCGACCTGGAGGTCGCCCCCCGTGAGGTCTTCTGCCTGGTCGGTCCGTCCGGCTCCGGCAAGTCCACCTTCCTGCGGTGCATCAACCACCTGGAGCGCATCAACGCCGGCCGGCTCTCGGTCGACGGCCAGCTGGTCGGGTACAAGCAGAAGGGCGACAAGCTCTACGAGCTGAAGGACAGCGAGGTCGCGGCCCAGCGCCGGGACATCGGCATGGTCTTCCAGCGCTTCAACCTCTTCCCGCACATGACGGCCATCGAGAACGTCATGGAAGCCCCGGTCATGGTCAAGGGCGAGTCCAAGGCGGTGGCCCGCGAGCGGGCGATCAAGCTCCTGGACCGCGTCGGCCTCGGCGACAAGGGCGGGAACTACCCGACCCAGCTCTCCGGCGGTCAGCAGCAGCGCGTGGCGATCGCCCGCGCGCTGGCCATGGAGCCGAAGCTGATGCTCTTCGACGAGCCCACCTCGGCGCTCGACCCGGAGCTGGTCGGCGACGTCCTCGACGTCATGCGGGACCTGGCCGAATCGGGTATGACCATGATCGTGGTGACCCACGAGATGGGCTTCGCCCGCGAGGTCGGCGACAACCTCGTCTTCATGGACGGCGGCGTCGTGGTCGAGTCCGGCCACCCGCGCGAGGTCCTGGGCAACCCGCAGCACGACCGGACGAAGGCGTTCCTGTCCAAGGTGCTGTAA
- a CDS encoding AAA family ATPase, with amino-acid sequence MNDEWLIYRGVGEPHDGIGALPDPPPWRDFDGGPVEPPGGAAATADDNVARRLGAHRQAAELHRPEPEELEAVNAALYLRRPLLVTGYPGTGKSTLAHAVAHELGLGRVLRWPVVSRTVLQEGLYRYDALARLQDVQIAAGAGGGGAGAGAGAGGIGKYIRLGPLGTALLPTERPRVLLIDELDKSDIDLPNDLLNVLEEGEFTLPELERVADSEPEVRVLTDDGARVTVRDGRVRCRAFPFIILTSNGERDFPAALLRRCIQLKLGQPGEKRLATMVRAHLGEDAARLGADLIREFLSRSRSELVAADQLLNAIYLTHYAAPPTREDLADLLIQRLDRPR; translated from the coding sequence GTGAACGACGAATGGCTCATCTACCGGGGCGTGGGCGAACCCCACGACGGGATCGGGGCGCTGCCCGATCCGCCGCCGTGGCGGGACTTCGACGGCGGCCCCGTCGAACCGCCCGGCGGGGCGGCCGCCACCGCCGACGACAACGTGGCGCGCCGCCTCGGCGCCCACCGGCAGGCCGCCGAACTGCACCGGCCCGAGCCGGAGGAACTGGAGGCCGTCAACGCGGCGCTCTACCTGCGCAGGCCGCTGCTGGTCACCGGCTACCCCGGCACCGGGAAGTCCACCCTCGCGCACGCCGTCGCCCACGAGCTGGGGCTAGGCCGGGTGCTGCGCTGGCCCGTGGTGTCGCGGACCGTGCTCCAGGAGGGGCTGTACCGCTACGACGCGCTGGCCCGGCTTCAGGACGTGCAGATCGCCGCCGGCGCGGGCGGCGGCGGGGCGGGGGCCGGGGCCGGGGCCGGGGGGATCGGGAAGTACATCCGGCTGGGGCCGCTGGGGACGGCGCTGCTGCCCACCGAGCGGCCGCGCGTCCTGCTGATCGACGAGCTCGACAAGAGCGACATCGACCTGCCGAACGACCTCCTGAACGTACTGGAGGAAGGCGAGTTCACCCTTCCGGAACTGGAACGGGTCGCCGACTCCGAGCCGGAGGTGCGGGTGCTCACCGACGACGGGGCGAGGGTGACCGTCCGGGACGGGCGGGTGCGCTGCCGGGCCTTCCCGTTCATCATCCTGACCAGCAACGGCGAACGGGACTTCCCGGCGGCGCTGCTGCGCCGGTGCATCCAGCTCAAGCTGGGGCAGCCCGGGGAGAAGCGGCTGGCCACCATGGTCCGGGCGCACCTGGGGGAGGACGCAGCCCGGCTGGGCGCCGACCTTATCCGGGAGTTCCTCAGCCGCTCGCGCTCCGAGCTCGTCGCCGCCGACCAGCTGCTCAACGCCATCTACCTGACGCACTACGCCGCCCCGCCCACCCGGGAGGACCTCGCGGACCTGCTCATCCAGCGCCTCGACCGTCCGAGGTGA
- the sodN gene encoding superoxide dismutase, Ni, which yields MLSRFFAPKVKVSAHCDLPCGVYDPAQARIEAESVKAVQEKYQANEDADFRARAITIKEQRAELAKHHVSVLWSDYFKPPHFEKYPQLHTLVNDTLKALSAAKASNDPATGAKALELIAEIDRIFWETKAA from the coding sequence ATGCTTTCCCGCTTCTTCGCCCCCAAGGTGAAGGTCTCCGCCCACTGCGACCTGCCCTGCGGCGTGTACGACCCGGCCCAGGCCCGTATCGAGGCCGAGTCCGTCAAGGCCGTCCAGGAGAAGTACCAGGCCAACGAGGACGCGGACTTCCGCGCGCGTGCCATCACCATCAAGGAGCAGCGCGCCGAGCTCGCGAAGCACCACGTGTCGGTGCTCTGGAGCGACTACTTCAAGCCCCCGCACTTCGAGAAGTACCCGCAGCTGCACACCCTGGTCAACGACACCCTGAAGGCCCTCTCGGCCGCCAAGGCGTCGAACGACCCGGCGACCGGTGCCAAGGCCCTGGAGCTCATCGCCGAGATCGACCGCATCTTCTGGGAGACCAAGGCCGCCTGA
- the sodX gene encoding nickel-type superoxide dismutase maturation protease → MTENRRTRGRIGITEVTGPSMAPTLADGDRLVVRYEALVRPGDVVVFRHPLQQDLLVVKRAAERRPGGWWMLGDNPFNETGDSTDYGAVPEELVLAVARLRLRPRPDGQRSLRAWLSWAASAVRPMRADSSASSRLRAR, encoded by the coding sequence ATGACGGAGAACAGGCGCACACGGGGGCGCATCGGCATCACCGAGGTGACGGGCCCGTCCATGGCCCCGACCCTGGCGGACGGGGACCGGCTGGTGGTCCGGTACGAGGCGCTGGTCCGTCCGGGTGACGTGGTGGTCTTCCGCCATCCGCTGCAGCAGGACCTGCTGGTGGTGAAGCGGGCGGCCGAGCGCCGGCCGGGCGGCTGGTGGATGCTCGGCGACAACCCGTTCAACGAGACCGGGGACAGCACCGACTACGGCGCGGTCCCCGAGGAGCTGGTGCTGGCGGTGGCCCGGCTGCGGCTGCGGCCGCGCCCGGACGGTCAGCGCTCGCTGAGGGCGTGGCTGTCCTGGGCGGCCTCGGCGGTGCGGCCGATGCGTGCGGACTCCTCGGCCTCCAGCCGCTTGCGGGCGCGGTAG
- a CDS encoding methyltransferase domain-containing protein, protein MTDTATGSFGTDWQAWQDSWDRQQEWYMPDREERFRVMLDMVEALVGPAPRVLDLACGTGSITDRLFKRFPEASSTGLDLDPALLTIARGHFAGDDRVTFVTADLKDPDWPAALPYESYDAVLTATALHWLPSADLAVLYGRIAPLVRPGGVFMNADHMPDPATPRIDAAEHAHRHAGMDRARALGVPDWREWWALAAADPALAEATAARFEIYGEHADGDTPDEAWHARTLRAAGFAEARTVWRSPSDALVLGLR, encoded by the coding sequence ATGACGGATACGGCGACCGGCTCGTTCGGCACGGACTGGCAGGCCTGGCAGGACAGCTGGGACCGCCAGCAGGAGTGGTACATGCCCGACCGCGAGGAACGGTTCCGGGTCATGCTGGACATGGTGGAAGCCCTGGTCGGCCCCGCCCCCCGGGTACTGGATCTCGCGTGCGGTACGGGAAGTATCACGGACAGGCTCTTCAAGCGGTTCCCGGAAGCCTCCAGTACGGGGCTCGATCTCGACCCCGCGCTGCTGACGATCGCCCGGGGCCACTTCGCGGGTGACGACCGGGTCACCTTCGTCACCGCCGACCTCAAAGACCCGGACTGGCCCGCGGCCCTCCCGTACGAGTCCTACGACGCGGTCCTGACCGCGACCGCGCTGCACTGGCTGCCCAGCGCCGACCTGGCCGTCCTGTACGGGCGGATCGCCCCGCTGGTCCGCCCGGGCGGGGTGTTCATGAACGCCGACCACATGCCCGACCCCGCCACCCCGCGCATCGACGCCGCCGAGCACGCCCACCGGCACGCCGGCATGGACCGGGCCCGCGCCCTGGGCGTCCCGGACTGGCGCGAATGGTGGGCCCTGGCCGCGGCCGACCCGGCCCTGGCCGAGGCCACGGCGGCCCGGTTCGAGATCTACGGGGAGCACGCGGACGGCGACACCCCGGACGAGGCCTGGCACGCCCGGACCCTGCGCGCGGCCGGCTTCGCCGAGGCCCGCACGGTCTGGCGCTCCCCCTCGGACGCACTGGTCCTAGGTCTGAGGTAG